A genomic stretch from Neodiprion fabricii isolate iyNeoFabr1 chromosome 3, iyNeoFabr1.1, whole genome shotgun sequence includes:
- the LOC124178881 gene encoding uncharacterized protein LOC124178881, translating into MHIFYCTCTNLSSSRFGCKQVCDFSLVYIKTIAILSAKNIPRSRFEKNDHSRNRFVFNFAAILNWDQVSTTRTIRIIGHSLFCRTAMKLIVAYLLAVTAGVAMTQGLVCTNNFCANQTCNASVTTENCNNEGKIYKANATYCRCCAACLTLVEKGDICYYGYLRGTPPTSECVTGTTCVLNASNNTYTCQ; encoded by the exons atgcacattttttattgcacCTGCACGAATTTATCATCTTCACGCTTTGGGTGTAAACAAGTTTGTGACTTTTCGCTGGTATACATAAAAACAATTGCGATTCTGAGTGCAAAGAATATTCCACGTTCACGATTTGAAAAGAACGATCACAGCAGAAACCGTTTCGTCTTCAACTTCGCTGCAATACTCAACTG GGACCAAGTGAGTACAACTCGGACAATCCGTATCATAGGGCATTCACTATTTTGCAGAACAGCGATGAAACTGATCGTGGCGTACTTGCTTGCTGTGACTGCGGGTGTGGCTATGACTCAGGGTCTGGTATGTACTAATAACTTCTGTGCTAACCAGACGTGCAATGCGTCCGTGACAACGGAAAATTGCAAtaacgaaggaaaaatttacaaagcCAATGCCACCTATTGTAGATGCTGCGCCGCCTGTCTCACTCTAGTCG AAAAAGGGGACATTTGTTATTACGGGTATTTGAGAGGGACCCCACCTACGTCTGAATGCGTAACAGGAACTACTTGCGTTCTGAATGCGAGTAACAACACCTATACGTGTCAGTGA
- the LOC124178882 gene encoding uncharacterized protein LOC124178882 translates to MKLVFAYLLALALAIIVTEGIVCPRDYCATANCTNVTEEECEAQNKSYDPSGSFCGCCSTCLTILYEGESCTITRLRGEPPTATCEDGTTCQQVGNSSTYECQSTS, encoded by the exons ATGAAGCTCGTCTTCGCGTACTTACTTGCTTTGGCTTTGGCCATAATTGTCACAGAAGGCATAGTGTGTCCTCGTGATTACTGTGCCACTGCTAATTGCACAAATGTGACCGAAGAAGAATGCGAAGCGCAAAACAAGTCGTACGACCCCAGCGGTAGCTTTTGCGGATGCTGCTCTACCTGTCTCACCATACTTT acGAAGGAGAAAGCTGTACTATCACACGGTTGAGGGGAGAGCCACCCACAGCGACATGCGAAGACGGCACCACGTGCCAACAGGTTGGAAACAGCTCTACGTACGAGTGTCAGTCGACTTCGTGA